In one window of Streptomyces showdoensis DNA:
- the hydA gene encoding dihydropyrimidinase yields the protein MSTRTLIRGGLVITAADELHADVLIEDGRIAALAAHGSDVAAGWTAERTIDATDRYVIPGGVDAHTHMELPFGGTAASDTFETGTRAAAWGGTTTIVDFAVQSVGHSLREGLDTWYAKADGVCAVDYAFHMILSDVDEHSLKEMDKLVQEGITSFKLFMAYPGVFYSDDGRILRAMQRASGNGGLIMMHAENGIAIDVLVEQALARGETDPRYHGEVRKALLEAEATHRAIQLARVAGSPLYVVHVSAEEAVAELAAARDKGLPVFGETCPQYLFLSTDNLAEPDFEGAKYVCSTPLRPKEHQEALWRGLRTNDLQVVSTDHCPFCFKGQKELGRGDFSKIPNGLPGVENRMDLLHQAVVDGHISRRRWIEIACATPARMFGLYPQKGTLAPGADADVVVYDPHARQTLSAATHHMNVDYSAYEGRTVTGRVESVLSRGELVIDHRTFTGRAGHGSFVPRSTCQYLN from the coding sequence GTGAGCACCCGTACTCTCATCCGGGGCGGTCTGGTGATCACCGCCGCCGACGAGCTCCACGCCGACGTGCTGATCGAGGACGGCCGGATCGCCGCCCTCGCCGCCCACGGCTCCGACGTCGCCGCCGGCTGGACCGCCGAGCGGACCATCGACGCCACCGACCGCTACGTCATCCCCGGCGGCGTCGACGCCCACACCCACATGGAACTCCCCTTCGGCGGGACCGCCGCCTCCGACACCTTCGAGACCGGCACCCGCGCCGCCGCCTGGGGCGGCACCACCACCATCGTCGACTTCGCCGTCCAGAGCGTAGGCCACTCCCTGCGCGAAGGGCTCGACACCTGGTACGCCAAGGCCGACGGCGTCTGCGCGGTCGACTACGCCTTCCACATGATCCTCTCCGACGTCGACGAGCACTCCCTGAAGGAGATGGACAAGCTCGTCCAGGAAGGCATCACCTCCTTCAAGCTCTTCATGGCCTACCCCGGCGTCTTCTACAGCGACGACGGCAGGATCCTGCGGGCCATGCAGCGCGCCTCCGGCAACGGCGGGCTGATCATGATGCACGCCGAGAACGGCATCGCCATCGACGTCCTGGTCGAACAGGCCCTCGCCCGCGGCGAGACCGACCCCCGCTACCACGGCGAGGTCCGCAAGGCGCTCCTGGAGGCCGAGGCCACCCACCGGGCGATCCAGCTCGCCCGGGTCGCCGGCAGTCCGCTCTACGTCGTGCACGTCTCCGCCGAGGAGGCCGTCGCCGAGCTTGCGGCCGCCCGCGACAAGGGGCTGCCGGTCTTCGGCGAGACCTGCCCGCAGTACCTGTTCCTGTCCACCGACAACCTCGCGGAGCCGGACTTCGAGGGCGCCAAGTACGTCTGCTCGACGCCCCTGCGGCCGAAGGAGCACCAGGAGGCGCTCTGGCGGGGGCTGCGCACCAACGACCTCCAGGTGGTCTCCACCGACCACTGCCCCTTCTGCTTCAAGGGCCAGAAGGAGCTCGGCCGCGGCGACTTCTCCAAGATCCCCAACGGTCTGCCGGGCGTCGAGAACCGCATGGACCTGCTCCACCAGGCCGTCGTCGACGGGCACATCTCCCGGCGCCGCTGGATCGAGATCGCCTGCGCCACCCCGGCCCGGATGTTCGGCCTGTACCCGCAGAAGGGCACCCTCGCGCCCGGCGCCGACGCGGACGTCGTCGTCTACGACCCGCACGCCCGCCAGACCCTCTCCGCGGCCACCCACCACATGAACGTCGACTACTCCGCCTACGAGGGGCGGACGGTGACCGGCCGGGTCGAGAGCGTGCTCTCGCGCGGCGAACTCGTCATCGACCACCGCACGTTCACCGGACGCGCCGGACACGGCAGCTTCGTACCCCGTTCCACCTGTCAGTACCTGAACTAG
- a CDS encoding nitrilase-related carbon-nitrogen hydrolase, whose amino-acid sequence MTDVVRAALVQATWTGDTESMIAKHEEHAREAARQGAKVIGFQEVFNAPYFCQVQEPEHYRWAEPVPDGPTVRRMQELARETGMVIVVPVFEVEGAGFYYNTAAVIDADGSYLGKYRKHHIPQVKGFWEKYYFRPGNAGWPVFDTAVGRVGVYICYDRHFPEGWRQLGLNGAQLVYNPSATSRGLSAYLWQLEQPAAAVANEYFVAAINRVGQEEYGENDFYGTSYFVDPRGQFVGEVASDKAEELVVRDLDFGLIEEVRQQWAFYRDRRPDAYDGLVRP is encoded by the coding sequence ATGACCGACGTCGTACGCGCCGCGCTCGTCCAGGCGACCTGGACCGGCGACACCGAATCCATGATCGCCAAGCATGAGGAGCACGCCCGCGAGGCGGCCCGGCAGGGCGCGAAGGTCATCGGGTTCCAGGAGGTGTTCAACGCCCCCTACTTCTGCCAGGTGCAGGAGCCCGAGCACTACCGCTGGGCCGAGCCCGTGCCCGACGGACCCACCGTGCGCAGGATGCAGGAGCTCGCCCGGGAGACCGGGATGGTGATCGTCGTCCCGGTCTTCGAGGTCGAGGGCGCCGGGTTCTACTACAACACCGCCGCCGTCATCGACGCCGACGGCTCCTACCTCGGCAAGTACCGCAAGCACCACATCCCGCAGGTCAAGGGCTTCTGGGAGAAGTACTACTTCCGGCCGGGCAACGCCGGCTGGCCCGTCTTCGACACCGCCGTCGGCCGGGTCGGCGTCTACATCTGCTACGACCGCCACTTCCCGGAGGGGTGGCGCCAACTCGGTCTGAACGGTGCCCAGTTGGTATACAACCCCTCGGCCACCTCGCGCGGCCTCTCCGCCTACCTCTGGCAGCTGGAACAGCCCGCCGCCGCCGTCGCCAACGAGTACTTCGTCGCCGCCATCAACCGCGTCGGCCAGGAGGAGTACGGCGAGAACGACTTCTACGGCACCAGCTACTTCGTCGACCCCCGCGGGCAGTTCGTCGGCGAGGTCGCCTCCGACAAGGCCGAGGAACTCGTCGTCCGCGACCTCGACTTCGGGCTCATCGAGGAGGTCCGGCAGCAGTGGGCCTTCTACCGGGACCGCCGCCCCGACGCGTACGACGGGCTGGTGCGGCCGTGA
- a CDS encoding aspartate aminotransferase family protein has protein sequence MSSLYERHRAVIPDWVALYYRDPIEITHGEGRHVWDADGNRYLDFFGGILTTMTAHALPEVTKAVAEQAGRIIHSSTLYLNRPMVELAERIATLSGIPDARVFFTTSGTEANDTALLLATAYRRSNQILAMRNSYHGRSFSTVGITGNRTWSPTGLSPLQTLYVHGGVRNRGPYAAYSDERFTEACVADLEDLLGHTRDVAALIAEPIQGVGGFTSPPDGLYAAFRRVLDRHGILWIADEVQTGWGRTGEHFWGWQAHGQAGPPDILTFAKGIGNGMSIGGVVARAEIMNCLDANSISTFGGSPVTMAAGLANLTYLLEHDLQGNARRVGGLLIERLRAAAAGSPHVREVRGRGLMIGIELTEPGTDRAAPETAGAVLEAARAGGLLIGKGGGHNTSALRVAPPLSLTVAEAEEGAAVLEQALRSL, from the coding sequence GTGAGCAGCCTCTACGAGCGCCACCGCGCCGTCATCCCCGACTGGGTCGCCCTGTACTACCGCGACCCCATCGAGATCACCCACGGCGAGGGCCGCCATGTCTGGGACGCCGACGGCAACCGCTACCTCGACTTCTTCGGCGGCATCCTCACCACGATGACCGCCCACGCCCTCCCCGAGGTCACCAAGGCCGTCGCCGAACAGGCCGGACGGATCATCCACTCGTCCACGCTCTACCTCAACCGTCCGATGGTGGAGCTCGCCGAACGGATCGCCACCCTCTCCGGCATCCCCGACGCCCGCGTCTTCTTCACCACCTCCGGCACCGAGGCCAACGACACCGCCCTGCTCCTCGCCACCGCGTACCGCCGCTCGAACCAGATCCTGGCGATGCGCAACAGCTACCACGGGCGCTCCTTCTCCACCGTCGGCATCACCGGCAACCGCACCTGGTCGCCCACCGGCCTCTCCCCGCTGCAGACGCTCTACGTGCACGGCGGCGTCCGCAACCGCGGCCCCTACGCCGCGTACAGCGACGAGCGGTTCACCGAGGCCTGCGTCGCCGACCTGGAAGACCTCCTCGGCCACACCCGCGACGTCGCCGCCCTCATCGCCGAACCCATCCAGGGCGTCGGCGGCTTCACCTCTCCGCCCGACGGCCTCTACGCCGCCTTCCGCCGCGTCCTCGACCGGCACGGCATCCTCTGGATCGCCGACGAGGTGCAGACCGGCTGGGGCCGGACCGGCGAGCACTTCTGGGGCTGGCAGGCGCACGGCCAGGCCGGTCCGCCCGACATCCTCACCTTCGCCAAGGGCATCGGCAACGGGATGTCCATCGGCGGGGTGGTCGCCCGCGCCGAGATCATGAACTGCCTCGACGCCAACTCCATCTCCACCTTCGGCGGTTCGCCCGTCACCATGGCCGCGGGCCTCGCCAACCTCACGTACCTGCTGGAACACGACCTCCAGGGCAACGCCCGACGCGTCGGCGGCCTCCTCATCGAACGGCTGCGCGCCGCCGCGGCCGGCTCCCCGCACGTACGGGAGGTCCGCGGGCGCGGACTGATGATCGGCATCGAGCTCACCGAGCCGGGCACCGACCGCGCCGCCCCCGAAACGGCCGGCGCCGTCCTGGAGGCCGCCCGCGCCGGTGGCCTGCTGATCGGCAAGGGCGGCGGCCACAACACCAGCGCCCTGCGCGTCGCACCCCCGCTCTCGCTCACCGTCGCCGAGGCCGAGGAGGGCGCCGCCGTCCTCGAACAGGCCCTCCGCTCGCTCTAG
- a CDS encoding DUF6584 family protein — MPLHETLARVDADLAAGRVPMARQRLRGLVGSFPDDLALRRRLGEVYRLYGEPAEAGRWTYLEEDRDPAEVAAFEARYHAPGHRMKALAWSGPESAAGSAVARTRLAQVREECSRALGRPVDWSMPLEELEACEPVAEAGGKERLADLAAGAGCLLAVVAAIALWVNGLVALFG, encoded by the coding sequence ATGCCCCTGCACGAGACCCTCGCCCGCGTCGACGCCGACCTCGCCGCCGGCCGCGTTCCCATGGCGCGCCAGCGGCTGCGCGGCCTCGTCGGCTCGTTCCCGGACGACCTGGCGCTGAGGCGCCGGCTCGGCGAGGTGTACCGGCTGTACGGCGAGCCCGCCGAGGCCGGCCGGTGGACGTATCTGGAGGAGGACCGGGACCCGGCGGAGGTCGCCGCCTTCGAGGCGCGCTACCACGCCCCGGGCCACCGGATGAAGGCCCTCGCCTGGAGCGGCCCCGAGTCCGCGGCCGGATCCGCCGTCGCGCGGACCCGGTTGGCGCAGGTGCGGGAGGAGTGCTCCAGGGCGCTGGGCCGGCCGGTCGACTGGAGCATGCCGCTGGAGGAGCTGGAGGCGTGCGAGCCCGTCGCCGAGGCCGGTGGGAAGGAGAGGCTCGCCGACCTCGCGGCCGGTGCCGGCTGCCTCCTCGCGGTGGTGGCGGCGATCGCGCTCTGGGTGAACGGGCTGGTCGCGCTCTTCGGCTGA
- a CDS encoding TetR family transcriptional regulator C-terminal domain-containing protein, which produces MRGLRVEELAAEAGVSTALIYYHFKDRAGILRHTLEFISDRADRYTADAEGTDGPFDPHQELERSLLLEFQDLPEVRENSTAWGELRASAVFEPELRADLARAGLTWVHEVASLLAQACPAAPAPTLTASAERLTALLEGLSTRWLTDGLSVAHARTLMREAVAVELGHLRRTWAADA; this is translated from the coding sequence GTGCGCGGACTGCGGGTGGAGGAACTGGCGGCCGAGGCGGGGGTGTCCACCGCGCTGATCTACTACCACTTCAAGGACCGGGCGGGCATCCTGCGCCACACGCTCGAGTTCATCAGCGACCGCGCCGACCGCTACACCGCCGACGCGGAGGGGACGGACGGGCCGTTCGACCCCCACCAGGAGCTGGAGCGATCGCTGCTGCTGGAGTTCCAGGACCTCCCCGAGGTCCGGGAGAACAGCACGGCCTGGGGCGAGCTGCGCGCCAGCGCGGTCTTCGAGCCGGAGCTGCGCGCGGACCTGGCCAGGGCCGGCCTCACCTGGGTGCACGAGGTCGCGTCCCTGCTGGCCCAGGCCTGCCCCGCGGCCCCCGCCCCGACCCTCACCGCGTCCGCGGAGCGGCTGACGGCCCTCCTGGAGGGCCTGAGCACGCGCTGGCTGACCGACGGCCTGTCCGTGGCCCACGCCCGCACCCTGATGCGGGAGGCCGTCGCCGTGGAGCTCGGCCACCTGCGCCGGACCTGGGCGGCGGACGCCTGA
- a CDS encoding NCS1 family nucleobase:cation symporter-1, translating into MTATAPSGRPGIRDGRVELRPGAAGTDPRFVNDDLLPVPVADRRWTTYNFAALWVGMAHNIPSWLLASGLVALGMDWLQAVLTIALANLIVLVPMLLTGHAGPKYGIPFPVLARASFGLRGANLPALVRAGVACAWFGIQTWIGGQGIFVLLGTVFGGWAEAARIGGQPWTLWLCFLLFWALELAIIHRGMETLRRFENWAAPFVIVGALVLLVWIAVKAGGFGPLLDQPSRLGWGADFWPVFFPALMGMIAFWATLSLNIPDFTRFGSGQRAQIRGQALGLPTTMTAFAVLSVLVTSGSQAVYGAPVWDPVALVARTDNVFGLLFALVTVLVATLSVNLAANVVSPAYDLANLAPRFVDFRRGALITGVVGVVIMPWKLTATPELYIFTWLGLVGGLLGTVAGILIADYWLVRRTVLDLEGLYRPDGPYWYRGGWNPAAVLAFLVGGVLAVGGSHSEPGAGPFPEEGLIPVLKPLADYGWAVGLGASLLLYTALMKRRRP; encoded by the coding sequence ATGACCGCCACCGCCCCCTCCGGAAGACCCGGCATACGCGACGGCCGCGTCGAGCTCAGGCCCGGCGCGGCCGGCACCGACCCGCGCTTCGTCAACGACGACCTGCTGCCCGTCCCGGTCGCCGACCGCCGCTGGACCACCTACAACTTCGCCGCCCTCTGGGTCGGCATGGCCCACAACATCCCGTCCTGGCTGCTCGCCTCCGGGCTCGTCGCCCTCGGCATGGACTGGCTCCAGGCCGTCCTCACCATCGCCCTCGCCAACCTGATCGTGCTGGTGCCGATGCTGCTCACCGGGCACGCCGGACCGAAGTACGGCATCCCCTTCCCGGTCCTCGCCCGCGCCTCCTTCGGGCTGCGCGGCGCCAACCTGCCGGCGCTGGTCCGGGCGGGGGTCGCCTGCGCCTGGTTCGGCATCCAGACCTGGATCGGCGGCCAGGGCATCTTCGTGCTGCTCGGCACCGTCTTCGGCGGCTGGGCGGAGGCGGCCCGGATCGGCGGCCAGCCCTGGACCCTGTGGCTCTGCTTCCTGCTCTTCTGGGCCCTGGAACTCGCCATCATCCACCGGGGGATGGAGACCCTGCGGCGCTTCGAGAACTGGGCCGCGCCCTTCGTCATCGTCGGCGCGCTCGTCCTGCTGGTGTGGATCGCGGTCAAGGCGGGCGGCTTCGGCCCGCTCCTCGACCAGCCCTCCCGGCTCGGCTGGGGCGCCGACTTCTGGCCCGTCTTCTTCCCCGCCCTCATGGGCATGATCGCCTTCTGGGCGACCCTCAGCCTCAACATCCCCGACTTCACCCGCTTCGGCTCCGGCCAGCGCGCCCAGATCCGCGGCCAGGCCCTCGGCCTGCCGACCACCATGACGGCGTTCGCCGTGCTCTCGGTGCTCGTCACCTCCGGATCGCAGGCCGTGTACGGGGCGCCCGTCTGGGACCCGGTGGCGCTCGTCGCCAGGACCGACAACGTCTTCGGGCTGCTCTTCGCCCTCGTCACCGTGCTGGTCGCCACCCTGTCGGTGAACCTCGCCGCGAACGTCGTCTCCCCGGCGTACGACCTCGCCAACCTCGCCCCCCGCTTCGTCGACTTCCGCAGGGGCGCCCTGATCACCGGGGTGGTCGGCGTGGTCATCATGCCGTGGAAGCTCACCGCCACCCCCGAGCTCTACATCTTCACCTGGCTGGGCCTGGTGGGCGGTCTGCTGGGCACGGTCGCGGGCATCCTCATCGCCGACTACTGGCTGGTCCGCCGGACCGTCCTCGACCTCGAAGGCCTCTACCGTCCCGACGGCCCCTACTGGTACCGGGGCGGCTGGAACCCGGCCGCCGTGCTCGCCTTCCTGGTGGGCGGCGTGCTCGCGGTGGGCGGTTCCCACTCGGAGCCCGGCGCGGGACCCTTCCCCGAGGAGGGCCTGATCCCCGTCCTGAAACCCCTCGCCGACTACGGCTGGGCCGTCGGCCTCGGGGCCTCCCTGCTGCTGTACACCGCGCTCATGAAGCGACGCCGTCCGTGA
- a CDS encoding agmatine deiminase family protein — translation MNTPVTSRRRLLRFGAAAVPLAALGAALPTAARAATAPSGATLRMPAETDPHVRTFMAWPALSSVWPRSLGAVRRDIADVAYALSRFEPVVMLARPSQAAEARYQCGSGAYYGIEVVEIPNDDLWIRDFGPTFVVAPGAVAGVDTNFNGWGKAGTKYAQPYANDAAAAATLLGQYGVDRVQASFVGEGGSLETDGQGTLLATVSSLVNPNRNPGTSQDQVEQAMKSALGIDKVIWVPGLAGQDITDCHIDCLARFVAPGRVILDKPGSKTDAQWVAVYEETKRVLQSATDAQGRRLTVTELPGPDRAAIRRKDEDGFLSSYTNYYTANGAVLVPQFGDAYADGVAYAILQAAYPDRTVVQLNIDNIASGGGGIHCATQSQPVVPPAV, via the coding sequence ATGAACACGCCCGTCACCTCCCGGCGCCGCCTGCTCCGGTTCGGCGCCGCCGCAGTGCCCCTCGCCGCTCTCGGGGCCGCACTGCCGACGGCCGCCCGCGCGGCCACCGCGCCGTCCGGCGCCACCCTCCGGATGCCCGCGGAGACCGACCCGCACGTCCGCACCTTCATGGCCTGGCCCGCCCTCTCGTCGGTCTGGCCCCGGTCCCTCGGCGCGGTCCGCCGGGACATCGCCGACGTCGCGTACGCCCTCTCGCGCTTCGAGCCGGTCGTGATGCTGGCCCGCCCGAGCCAGGCCGCCGAGGCCCGCTACCAGTGCGGCAGCGGCGCCTACTACGGCATCGAGGTCGTCGAGATCCCCAACGACGACCTGTGGATCCGGGACTTCGGCCCGACCTTCGTGGTCGCCCCCGGCGCCGTCGCGGGCGTCGACACCAACTTCAACGGCTGGGGCAAGGCCGGCACGAAGTACGCGCAGCCCTACGCGAACGACGCCGCCGCGGCCGCGACCCTGCTCGGCCAGTACGGCGTCGACCGCGTCCAGGCCTCCTTCGTCGGCGAGGGCGGCTCCCTGGAGACCGACGGCCAGGGCACCCTGCTCGCCACGGTCAGCTCGCTCGTCAACCCCAACCGCAACCCCGGCACGTCCCAGGACCAGGTCGAGCAGGCCATGAAGTCCGCGCTCGGCATCGACAAGGTCATCTGGGTGCCCGGCCTGGCCGGCCAGGACATCACCGACTGCCACATCGACTGTCTGGCCCGCTTCGTCGCGCCCGGGCGGGTCATCCTGGACAAGCCGGGCTCCAAGACCGACGCGCAGTGGGTCGCCGTCTACGAGGAGACCAAGCGGGTGCTGCAGAGCGCCACCGACGCGCAGGGCCGCCGGCTCACCGTCACCGAGCTCCCCGGCCCCGACCGCGCCGCCATCCGCCGCAAGGACGAGGACGGCTTCCTGTCCAGCTACACCAACTACTACACCGCCAACGGCGCCGTCCTGGTGCCGCAGTTCGGCGACGCCTACGCCGACGGCGTGGCCTACGCGATCCTGCAGGCCGCGTACCCCGACCGGACCGTCGTCCAGCTGAACATCGACAACATCGCGAGCGGCGGCGGGGGCATCCACTGCGCCACCCAGTCGCAGCCGGTCGTCCCGCCGGCCGTCTGA
- a CDS encoding UL36 very large tegument protein, which produces MVAFAGWLSELAGRLRPGGGWYGVFAARDPEGLRACFDGTELPPWDVVESLLQDLGEPPGAPRAVRGRVLHQAAAAVHDRAPGAADDLADLRRLREREARQAETRVLDLARTPGPELAWARDDLSRARARIAELTARLARVEERRTPAPAPAPTPAPARRRPRGARYAWLDYTDDAGDAGDLVDAPGAGRTATVAGPAPQAVPELPVAGAAPRGARFGGAAVAPPPAAPAPPADPGQAARAAGNAVYALRRLRAQGRGGDAHGLLCEALAGPPAWLPVLAAELHRAGLAADWATLLWEAASLPPARLAAVAGALADAGRPHDCDQLLRQGVARPVEELAGACAALFAEGHQPEAQALLAAFLRVRTPEDAARLAALDPAALTPRLLSAARAVSPSRERDLLHALRVAGLA; this is translated from the coding sequence ATGGTTGCGTTCGCCGGCTGGCTGAGCGAGCTCGCCGGCCGGCTGAGGCCGGGCGGGGGCTGGTACGGGGTCTTCGCCGCCCGTGACCCGGAAGGGCTGCGCGCCTGCTTCGACGGTACGGAGCTCCCGCCCTGGGACGTCGTCGAGTCCCTGCTCCAGGACCTCGGGGAGCCGCCCGGCGCGCCCCGGGCCGTACGGGGCCGGGTCCTGCACCAGGCCGCGGCCGCCGTCCACGACCGCGCCCCGGGCGCGGCGGACGACCTCGCCGACCTCCGCCGCCTGAGGGAGCGCGAGGCCCGGCAGGCCGAGACCCGCGTCCTCGACCTCGCCCGGACCCCGGGCCCCGAGCTGGCCTGGGCCCGCGACGACCTGTCCCGCGCCCGGGCCCGGATCGCGGAACTGACGGCCCGGCTCGCCCGCGTGGAGGAGAGGCGGACCCCCGCACCCGCCCCGGCCCCCACCCCCGCGCCGGCCAGGCGCCGCCCCCGTGGCGCCCGGTACGCGTGGCTCGACTACACCGATGACGCCGGCGACGCCGGCGACCTCGTGGACGCCCCCGGCGCCGGCCGCACCGCCACCGTGGCCGGCCCCGCACCGCAGGCCGTCCCCGAGCTGCCCGTGGCGGGCGCGGCTCCGCGGGGTGCCCGTTTCGGGGGCGCGGCCGTCGCGCCCCCGCCCGCTGCACCCGCCCCGCCCGCCGACCCCGGGCAGGCGGCCCGTGCCGCGGGCAACGCCGTCTACGCGCTGCGGCGGCTGCGCGCGCAGGGGCGGGGCGGCGACGCGCACGGGCTGCTCTGCGAGGCGCTCGCCGGGCCGCCCGCCTGGCTGCCGGTGCTGGCCGCCGAACTGCACCGGGCCGGCCTCGCGGCCGACTGGGCCACGCTGCTGTGGGAGGCCGCGTCGCTGCCCCCGGCCCGGCTGGCCGCCGTCGCGGGCGCCCTCGCCGACGCGGGCCGGCCGCACGACTGCGACCAGCTCCTCCGCCAGGGCGTCGCCCGCCCGGTGGAGGAGCTGGCGGGCGCCTGTGCCGCCCTGTTCGCCGAGGGGCACCAGCCCGAGGCGCAGGCGCTGTTGGCCGCGTTCCTCCGGGTCCGCACCCCGGAGGACGCCGCCCGCCTGGCCGCCCTCGACCCGGCCGCGCTGACCCCGCGGCTCCTCTCCGCCGCCCGTGCCGTCTCGCCGTCCCGCGAGCGGGACCTGCTGCACGCGCTGCGGGTGGCCGGTCTGGCCTGA
- a CDS encoding TIGR03842 family LLM class F420-dependent oxidoreductase — MDFGLVLQTDPPASQVVGLMRRAERNGFRYGWTFDSAVLWQEPFVIYSQILAHTTKLHIGPMVTNPGTRTWEVTASTFATLNDMYGNRTVCGIGRGDSAMRVAGRRPNTLARLGEAIDVIRDLAEGREAEVDGNPIRIPWIKNGKLPVWMAAYGPRALALAGQKADGFILQLADPFLTEWMVKAVRDAARQAGRDPDALTICVAAPAYVTADDSPEALAHARDQCRWFGGMVGNHVADLVAKYGEHSSMVPEELTAYIKDRQGYDYSHHGRADNPDTAFVPDEIVDRFCLLGPAETHIAKLRHLRDLGVDQFAVYDMHDNREGTIDAYGSTVIPALAG, encoded by the coding sequence TTGGACTTCGGACTCGTCCTGCAGACCGACCCGCCCGCCTCGCAGGTCGTCGGCCTGATGCGCCGGGCGGAGCGCAACGGGTTCCGCTACGGCTGGACCTTCGACTCCGCCGTGCTCTGGCAGGAACCCTTCGTCATCTACAGCCAGATCCTCGCCCACACCACCAAGCTGCACATCGGCCCCATGGTCACCAACCCGGGGACGCGGACCTGGGAGGTGACGGCCTCCACCTTCGCCACCCTCAACGACATGTACGGCAACCGGACCGTCTGCGGCATCGGCCGCGGCGACTCCGCCATGCGCGTCGCCGGCCGCAGACCGAACACCCTGGCCCGGCTCGGCGAGGCCATCGACGTCATCCGCGACCTGGCCGAGGGACGCGAGGCGGAGGTGGACGGCAACCCGATCCGGATCCCGTGGATCAAGAACGGCAAGCTTCCCGTCTGGATGGCCGCGTACGGGCCCAGGGCGCTCGCGCTGGCCGGCCAGAAGGCCGACGGCTTCATCCTCCAGCTCGCCGACCCCTTCCTCACCGAGTGGATGGTCAAGGCCGTCCGGGACGCGGCACGGCAGGCGGGACGCGACCCCGACGCGCTCACCATCTGCGTCGCCGCGCCCGCGTACGTCACCGCCGACGACTCGCCCGAGGCCCTGGCCCACGCCCGCGACCAGTGCCGCTGGTTCGGCGGCATGGTCGGCAACCACGTCGCCGACCTCGTCGCCAAGTACGGCGAGCACTCCTCGATGGTCCCGGAGGAGCTGACCGCCTACATCAAGGACCGGCAGGGCTACGACTACTCCCACCACGGGCGGGCCGACAACCCCGACACCGCGTTCGTCCCCGACGAGATCGTCGACCGCTTCTGCCTCCTCGGCCCGGCGGAGACCCACATCGCCAAGCTCCGCCACCTCAGGGACCTGGGCGTCGACCAGTTCGCCGTCTACGACATGCACGACAACCGGGAGGGCACCATCGACGCGTACGGCTCCACGGTGATCCCCGCCCTCGCCGGCTGA
- a CDS encoding ArsR/SmtB family transcription factor has translation MTEEQPQGVGPTVDAVLAALAEPTRRRLLDLLAARGAVTATALAEELPVSRQAVVKHLAVLESAQLVTGTRAGREVRYAVRPAALDVTARWMAELAADWDRRLARVKRLAEAAERDGR, from the coding sequence GTGACCGAGGAACAGCCGCAGGGCGTCGGGCCGACCGTGGACGCCGTCCTCGCGGCGCTCGCCGAGCCGACCCGGCGCCGGCTGCTCGACCTGCTCGCCGCGCGGGGCGCCGTCACCGCGACGGCGCTGGCCGAGGAGCTCCCGGTCTCCCGGCAGGCGGTCGTCAAGCACCTCGCCGTCCTGGAGTCCGCCCAGTTGGTGACCGGTACGCGGGCCGGCCGCGAGGTGCGGTACGCGGTGCGGCCCGCGGCGCTGGACGTCACGGCGCGGTGGATGGCCGAGCTCGCGGCGGACTGGGACCGGCGCCTGGCGCGGGTCAAGCGCCTCGCCGAGGCGGCGGAGCGCGACGGGCGGTAG
- a CDS encoding SRPBCC domain-containing protein, which produces MNANLIERETLIEAPVDRVWPLVAEPGFWVADDGSTAGTVAREGETTVAKNERYGDFPVRVEKVQPPTYLAYRWASAFPGEELREGNSTLIEFTLTAEGDRTRLRVVESGFAALDGSDELRGGAFKDNTDGWAQVMASFKTRAEAPSV; this is translated from the coding sequence ATGAACGCGAACCTCATCGAACGAGAGACCCTGATCGAGGCCCCGGTGGACCGGGTCTGGCCGCTGGTGGCCGAGCCCGGCTTCTGGGTGGCCGACGACGGGAGCACCGCCGGCACCGTGGCCCGGGAGGGCGAGACGACGGTCGCGAAGAACGAGCGGTACGGGGACTTCCCGGTACGGGTCGAGAAGGTGCAGCCGCCGACCTACCTCGCGTACCGCTGGGCCAGTGCCTTCCCCGGCGAGGAGCTGCGCGAGGGCAACAGCACCCTCATCGAGTTCACCCTCACCGCCGAGGGCGACAGAACCCGGCTGCGGGTGGTGGAGAGCGGCTTCGCCGCGCTGGACGGCTCGGACGAGCTGCGCGGCGGGGCGTTCAAGGACAACACCGACGGCTGGGCCCAGGTCATGGCCTCGTTCAAGACCCGCGCCGAAGCGCCGTCCGTGTGA